A portion of the Malania oleifera isolate guangnan ecotype guangnan chromosome 3, ASM2987363v1, whole genome shotgun sequence genome contains these proteins:
- the LOC131150419 gene encoding pectinesterase/pectinesterase inhibitor PPE8B-like, protein METLAVIIMLIFKGAAQGGVGLPINVTVAQDGSGNYTKISDAVSAAPEHSRHQYNINIKAGIYSEYIEIGSKKTNLAFIGDGMEKTVITGNRSYGKGWKTFWSATVAINGHNCSAEKITIINSAGPNYRQAVALRSSSNFSTFYKCVFQGYQDTLYVHQGIQFYRDCEIYGTVDFVFGNARVVIQHSYFLGMQELSSNTVTYMFMNQLLTIQI, encoded by the exons ATGGAGACTCTTGCTGTCATTATCATGCTAATCTTTAAGGGGGCTGCCCAAGGCGGTGTAGGATTGCCAATCAACGTGACTGTGGCCCAAGATGGATCCGGTAATTATACCAAGATTTCAGATGCTGTGTCCGCAGCACCAGAACACAGTAGACATCAATACAACATAAATATCAAAGCAGGAATTTACTCCGAGTACATTGAGATTGGGAGCAAGAAAACAAATTTGGCATTCATTGGAGACGGTATGGAGAAAACAGTCATCACTGGCAACAGGAGCTATGGCAAAGGCTGGAAAACTTTTTGGTCTGCAACTGTAG cCATAAATGGACACAACTGCTCAGCagaaaaaataacaataataaattcTGCTGGTCCAAACTATCGTCAAGCCGTTGCATTAAGAAGcagttcaaatttctccacctTCTACAAGTGTGTTTTCCAAGGTTATCAGGACACGCTCTACGTGCACCAAGGCATTCAGTTCTACAGAGATTGTGAGATATATGGAACTGTAGACTTTGTTTTTGGGAATGCAAGAGTTGTCATCCAACACAGTTACTTTTTGGGAATGCAAGAGTTGTCATCCAACACAGTTACATATATGTTCATGAACCAACTGCTAACAATTCAAATATAA